One Brachybacterium aquaticum genomic region harbors:
- the infB gene encoding translation initiation factor IF-2 codes for MAKVRVHELAKELGQPSKVVLQKLQDMGEFVRSASSTIEAPVARRLREEFPASGGESSSAPKSAAPKKPAGAPKPGGAPTPGPAPKPGAKPAEEKAAPAAPAEPAPAAPETEQASAPAAKKPVGPSAPKPGAKPAAQTPRPAEEPAEEKTSGPKPGGDRPAPRPGAARPGNNPFASSQGMPRPGQRKPGQGQGGQGQGGRPGREGGPRPGGPRPGNNPFASSQGMPRPGQRPPRPGQEQGGGRPAREGGAPRPGGAPRPGGGAPRPGMPTPGIMRQHSHGGLADANQGGGAARGRGGRPGPGGRPGGGPGAGGGPAGGGGGPRGRGGRGSTQGAFGRGGKPARSRKSKRAKRQEFEQQQAPAPGGVSIPRGNGQTVRLRRGASLTDFADRIDVNPASLITVLFAMGEMATATQSLDEDTFELLGTELGYKIEIVSPEDEERELLEQFDIDLDAELAEEDESDRLPRPPVVTVMGHVDHGKTRLLDTIRKAKVGAGEAGGITQHIGAYQVEVEHEGEERQLTFIDTPGHEAFTAMRARGADVTDIAILVVAADDGVMPQTIEALNHAQAADVPIVVAVNKIDKPEANPEKIRQQLTEYNLIAEEYGGDTMFVDVSARENLHIDDLLEAVLLTADAALELTANPDKDARGVAIEANLDRGRGPVATVLVQQGTLRVGDAIVCGTGHGRVRAMLDENGQNVDEAGPSRPVQVLGLTSVPGAGDSFLVAQDERTARQIAEKREAAKRAASLSKARKRISLEDINKHMAEGKVETLNLILKGDAAGAVEALEESLLGIEVGEGVDLRIIDRGVGAITMNNINLAVASDAVIIGYNVRAEGLNAEYADREGVEIKYYSVIYNAIDEVEQALKGMLKPEYEEVELGSAEIREIFRSSKFGNIAGSIVRSGLIKRGAKARITRNGTVVAENIEIAGLRRFKDDVTEVREGYECGINLGSFNDLQLEDLITTYEMQEKPRS; via the coding sequence GTGGCTAAGGTCCGCGTCCACGAGCTCGCCAAGGAGCTCGGACAGCCGAGCAAGGTCGTTCTGCAGAAGCTGCAGGACATGGGCGAATTCGTTCGCTCCGCCAGCTCCACCATCGAAGCACCGGTGGCGCGCCGCCTGCGCGAGGAGTTCCCCGCCTCCGGCGGCGAGAGCAGCTCCGCGCCCAAGAGCGCCGCCCCGAAGAAGCCTGCCGGCGCCCCCAAGCCCGGCGGCGCCCCCACCCCCGGCCCCGCGCCGAAGCCCGGCGCGAAGCCCGCCGAGGAGAAGGCCGCCCCGGCCGCTCCCGCCGAGCCCGCCCCTGCGGCCCCCGAGACCGAGCAGGCCTCCGCCCCCGCGGCGAAGAAGCCCGTCGGCCCGTCGGCCCCCAAGCCCGGCGCCAAGCCCGCCGCGCAGACCCCCAGGCCTGCCGAGGAGCCCGCGGAGGAGAAGACCTCCGGGCCGAAGCCCGGCGGCGATCGCCCCGCGCCGCGTCCCGGCGCCGCGCGTCCCGGCAACAACCCCTTCGCGTCCTCGCAGGGCATGCCCCGTCCCGGCCAGCGCAAGCCCGGCCAGGGGCAGGGCGGTCAGGGCCAGGGCGGTCGCCCCGGCCGCGAGGGCGGCCCGCGCCCCGGCGGTCCCCGCCCGGGCAACAACCCCTTCGCCTCGTCGCAGGGCATGCCCCGTCCCGGCCAGCGTCCCCCGCGCCCCGGCCAGGAGCAGGGCGGCGGTCGTCCCGCACGTGAGGGCGGCGCTCCCCGTCCCGGTGGCGCCCCGCGTCCCGGCGGCGGTGCACCCCGTCCCGGCATGCCCACCCCCGGCATCATGCGCCAGCACTCGCACGGCGGTCTCGCCGATGCGAACCAGGGCGGCGGCGCAGCGCGCGGTCGCGGCGGTCGCCCCGGCCCCGGCGGTCGTCCCGGCGGCGGTCCCGGTGCGGGCGGCGGTCCTGCCGGTGGTGGCGGCGGCCCCCGCGGTCGCGGCGGTCGCGGCAGCACCCAGGGCGCGTTCGGTCGCGGCGGCAAGCCGGCCCGCTCCCGCAAGTCGAAGCGCGCGAAGCGTCAGGAGTTCGAGCAGCAGCAGGCTCCGGCGCCGGGCGGCGTCTCGATCCCGCGCGGCAACGGCCAGACCGTGCGTCTGCGCCGCGGCGCGTCGCTCACCGACTTCGCCGACCGCATCGACGTCAACCCCGCGTCGCTGATCACGGTGCTCTTCGCCATGGGCGAGATGGCCACGGCCACCCAGTCGCTGGACGAGGACACCTTCGAGCTGCTGGGCACCGAGCTCGGTTACAAGATCGAGATCGTCTCCCCGGAGGACGAGGAGCGCGAGCTGCTGGAGCAGTTCGACATCGACCTCGACGCCGAGCTGGCCGAGGAGGACGAGTCCGATCGTCTGCCGCGCCCGCCGGTGGTCACCGTCATGGGTCACGTCGACCACGGCAAGACCCGACTGCTGGACACCATCCGCAAGGCGAAGGTGGGCGCGGGCGAGGCCGGCGGCATCACCCAGCACATCGGCGCCTACCAGGTCGAGGTCGAGCACGAGGGCGAGGAGCGTCAGCTCACCTTCATCGACACCCCGGGCCACGAGGCGTTCACCGCCATGCGTGCCCGCGGCGCCGACGTCACCGACATCGCGATCCTCGTGGTCGCCGCGGATGACGGCGTGATGCCCCAGACGATCGAGGCGCTGAACCACGCCCAGGCGGCCGACGTGCCGATCGTGGTCGCGGTCAACAAGATCGACAAGCCCGAGGCGAATCCCGAGAAGATCCGCCAGCAGCTGACCGAGTACAACCTGATCGCCGAGGAGTACGGCGGCGACACGATGTTCGTGGACGTCTCCGCCCGCGAGAACCTGCACATCGACGACCTGCTGGAGGCGGTGCTGCTCACCGCGGACGCCGCCCTCGAACTCACCGCGAACCCGGACAAGGACGCGCGCGGCGTGGCCATCGAGGCGAACCTGGACCGCGGTCGCGGCCCGGTCGCCACGGTCCTGGTGCAGCAGGGCACCCTGCGCGTCGGCGACGCGATCGTGTGCGGCACCGGCCACGGCCGAGTGCGCGCCATGCTCGACGAGAACGGCCAGAACGTGGACGAGGCGGGTCCCTCCCGCCCGGTCCAGGTGCTGGGCCTGACCTCCGTGCCCGGCGCCGGTGACTCCTTCCTGGTCGCCCAGGACGAGCGCACCGCCCGTCAGATCGCCGAGAAGCGCGAGGCCGCCAAGCGCGCCGCCTCGCTGTCCAAGGCCCGCAAGCGGATCTCCCTCGAGGACATCAATAAGCACATGGCCGAGGGCAAGGTCGAGACCCTCAACCTCATCCTCAAGGGCGACGCGGCCGGTGCCGTCGAGGCCCTCGAGGAGTCCCTGCTGGGCATCGAGGTCGGCGAGGGCGTGGACCTGCGGATCATCGACCGCGGCGTCGGCGCGATCACGATGAACAACATCAACCTCGCCGTCGCGTCGGACGCCGTGATCATCGGCTACAACGTGCGCGCCGAGGGCCTGAACGCGGAGTACGCCGACCGCGAGGGCGTGGAGATCAAGTACTACTCGGTCATCTACAACGCCATCGACGAGGTCGAGCAGGCCCTCAAGGGCATGCTCAAGCCGGAGTACGAGGAGGTCGAGCTCGGCTCGGCGGAGATCCGCGAGATCTTCCGCTCCTCCAAGTTCGGCAACATCGCCGGCTCCATCGTGCGCAGCGGTCTCATCAAGCGCGGCGCCAAGGCGCGCATCACGCGCAACGGCACCGTCGTCGCCGAGAACATCGAGATCGCCGGTCTGCGCCGGTTCAAGGATGACGTCACCGAGGTCCGCGAGGGCTACGAGTGCGGTATCAACCTGGGATCGTTCAACGACCTCCAGCTCGAGGACCTCATCACCACCTACGAGATGCAGGAGAAGCCCCGCAGCTGA
- a CDS encoding YlxR family protein, whose product METRTAPHVPQRTCVGCREVAPRAQLVRLVRESAPDGAAARVRVDPTGSAPGRGAWLHPDASCLDLALRRGGVARSFRGPVDTGLLARDLEASDPTRTWNR is encoded by the coding sequence GTGGAGACCCGCACCGCCCCCCATGTCCCGCAGCGCACGTGCGTCGGCTGCCGAGAGGTGGCCCCGCGCGCTCAGCTGGTGCGTCTGGTCCGGGAGTCCGCTCCCGACGGCGCCGCCGCGCGAGTCCGCGTCGATCCCACCGGATCGGCACCCGGTCGCGGGGCGTGGCTCCATCCCGATGCATCATGTCTCGACCTCGCCCTGCGGCGAGGCGGCGTGGCCCGGTCGTTCCGCGGTCCCGTCGACACCGGGCTCCTGGCCCGGGACCTCGAGGCCTCCGACCCCACCCGAACGTGGAACAGGTAG
- the nusA gene encoding transcription termination factor NusA — protein MDIDMGALRALEREREISLPVLLDAIRSALHAAYLHTDHPVRDSEVLIDEKTGQVAVIARERNADGTILEEWDDTPENFGRVAASTARQVIFQRIRDLEDDAVLGAYADREDDIVSGIIQQGREPRMVLVDLGEVEAVLPPHERVPGEDYSHGRRLRAYVTEARRGPKGPQITLSRSHPNLVRRLFALEVPEVADGTVEIAGLAREAGHRTKMAVRATVPGVNAKGACIGPMGARVRSVMNELGGEKIDIVDFDEDPATYVAGALSPAKVTSVTVIDEVGRAVRAIVPENQLSLAIGKDGQNARLAAKLTGWKIDIRAEGAQAPAATTAPGDPGPAGD, from the coding sequence ATGGACATCGACATGGGTGCCCTCAGGGCCCTCGAGCGGGAGCGCGAGATCAGCCTCCCCGTGCTGCTGGACGCGATCCGCTCGGCGCTGCACGCCGCCTACCTGCACACCGACCACCCGGTGCGCGACTCCGAGGTGCTGATCGACGAGAAGACCGGCCAGGTCGCCGTTATCGCGCGCGAGCGCAACGCCGACGGCACGATCCTCGAGGAGTGGGACGACACCCCCGAGAACTTCGGCCGCGTCGCCGCGAGCACCGCCCGCCAGGTGATCTTCCAGCGCATCCGCGACCTCGAGGACGACGCGGTGCTCGGCGCCTACGCCGACCGCGAGGACGACATCGTCTCGGGCATCATCCAGCAGGGCCGCGAGCCGCGCATGGTGCTCGTGGACCTCGGCGAGGTCGAGGCCGTGCTCCCCCCGCACGAGCGGGTGCCCGGCGAGGACTACTCCCACGGCCGCCGCCTGCGCGCCTACGTCACCGAGGCGCGCCGCGGCCCCAAGGGCCCCCAGATCACCCTCTCCCGTTCTCACCCGAACCTCGTGCGGCGCCTGTTCGCCCTCGAGGTCCCGGAGGTCGCCGACGGCACCGTCGAGATCGCGGGCCTGGCCCGCGAGGCCGGTCACCGCACCAAGATGGCGGTGCGCGCGACCGTCCCCGGCGTCAACGCCAAGGGCGCGTGCATCGGCCCGATGGGTGCGCGCGTGCGCTCGGTGATGAACGAGCTGGGCGGCGAGAAGATCGACATCGTCGACTTCGACGAGGACCCCGCGACCTACGTCGCCGGCGCCCTCTCGCCCGCCAAGGTCACCTCCGTCACCGTGATCGACGAGGTGGGCCGCGCGGTCCGCGCGATCGTCCCCGAGAACCAGCTCTCCCTCGCCATCGGCAAGGACGGGCAGAACGCGCGCCTGGCCGCGAAGCTCACCGGCTGGAAGATCGACATCCGCGCCGAGGGCGCCCAGGCGCCCGCCGCTACCACCGCCCCCGGCGACCCGGGTCCCGCGGGGGACTGA
- a CDS encoding ribosome maturation factor RimP, which translates to MSALDDRTILREAATPVLDAHGLVLEEIELGREGGMPRLRLVVDLPEDQLGSADLDTVAEASRELSALVDADDALLGPDPVLLELTTPGVDRALTEPRHFRRSRGRLLTLTTADGTEYRARLLAVDGGTLRLRQEPGRDDRGRPRKLPAGTTERLELSLAEVTAAKVEVEFDPPEDLEALLAEAQADGTEGGTAETSTDPTPTGETAGTTAPKES; encoded by the coding sequence ATGAGCGCACTCGACGACCGGACGATCCTGCGAGAGGCGGCGACGCCGGTGCTGGACGCCCACGGACTCGTGCTCGAGGAGATCGAGCTGGGCCGGGAGGGCGGCATGCCCCGCCTGCGCCTGGTCGTGGACCTGCCCGAGGACCAGCTGGGCAGCGCCGACCTCGACACCGTCGCCGAGGCGTCCCGGGAGCTGTCCGCCCTGGTCGACGCCGACGACGCGCTGCTGGGCCCCGACCCGGTGCTGCTGGAGCTGACCACCCCCGGCGTGGACCGCGCCCTCACCGAGCCCCGCCACTTCCGCCGCAGCCGCGGCCGCCTGCTGACCCTGACCACCGCGGACGGCACCGAGTACCGTGCCCGCCTGCTCGCCGTGGACGGCGGGACGCTGCGACTGCGCCAGGAGCCCGGCCGCGACGACCGCGGCCGCCCCCGCAAGCTGCCCGCCGGCACGACCGAGCGCCTCGAGCTGTCGCTCGCCGAGGTCACCGCCGCGAAGGTCGAGGTCGAGTTCGACCCGCCGGAGGACCTCGAGGCCCTGCTGGCCGAGGCGCAGGCCGACGGCACGGAGGGCGGCACGGCAGAGACCTCCACCGACCCCACCCCCACCGGCGAGACCGCCGGGACCACCGCACCGAAGGAGAGCTGA
- a CDS encoding DUF4439 domain-containing protein: MPVPSPSPAVPPCPSRRTVLRATLGTLGAGLLGTEALTACGPVALGGPEEYTPPPPGIDDLYRNDLLALLDRAIAGADALLAAQGGGASDGGGDDGAIGAEASLTSALSALTTALPVQRDALLTGAQQEREAEAAEDPGAEEDVVPVPVEVPGDIPALLAVLVELRDLAADGARQVSGSLARPLVAVAARTAWSARRLQTASGQGEVSPSPVAADLVPQRDVPQTDPPSVGAQEDYFSSLERAQQEEWYAGYVHEVLAARTDGDQRTARLDEAELHRTRAAELAGYAEEDGGPVVVREAVYALPGGTLDDATAALLPARLAQGLLVDHTALVGAAPFERRALSIAAALAEAELLAGLVDGMDPLPGLVAE; this comes from the coding sequence GTGCCCGTCCCCTCTCCGTCCCCCGCCGTCCCGCCGTGCCCGTCCCGTCGGACGGTGCTGCGCGCGACGCTCGGGACCCTCGGCGCGGGGCTGCTCGGCACCGAGGCGCTGACCGCCTGCGGCCCCGTCGCGCTCGGCGGCCCCGAGGAGTACACCCCTCCTCCGCCCGGGATCGACGACCTCTACCGCAACGACCTGCTCGCCCTGCTGGACCGGGCGATCGCCGGGGCCGACGCGCTGCTGGCCGCGCAGGGCGGCGGCGCGAGCGACGGCGGCGGGGACGACGGCGCGATCGGTGCCGAAGCGTCGCTCACCTCCGCGCTGTCGGCCCTCACCACCGCCCTGCCGGTGCAGCGCGACGCGCTGCTGACCGGGGCGCAGCAGGAGCGCGAGGCCGAGGCGGCCGAGGACCCCGGCGCCGAGGAGGACGTCGTCCCTGTCCCCGTCGAGGTGCCCGGCGACATCCCCGCCCTGCTCGCGGTGCTGGTCGAGCTGCGCGATCTCGCGGCCGACGGGGCCCGGCAGGTCTCCGGCTCCCTCGCCCGCCCGCTCGTCGCGGTCGCGGCGCGCACCGCCTGGAGCGCACGCCGCCTGCAGACCGCCTCGGGGCAGGGCGAGGTCTCCCCCTCCCCCGTCGCCGCGGATCTCGTCCCGCAGCGGGACGTGCCGCAGACCGATCCGCCCTCCGTCGGGGCGCAGGAGGACTACTTCTCCTCGCTCGAGCGGGCGCAGCAGGAGGAGTGGTACGCCGGGTACGTGCACGAGGTGCTCGCCGCCCGCACCGACGGCGACCAGCGCACCGCGCGGCTGGACGAGGCGGAGCTGCACCGCACCCGCGCCGCGGAGCTGGCCGGCTACGCGGAGGAGGACGGCGGCCCGGTGGTCGTGCGCGAGGCGGTCTACGCCCTGCCCGGCGGGACGCTGGACGACGCGACCGCGGCGCTGCTCCCCGCGCGGCTGGCGCAGGGGCTGCTCGTGGACCACACGGCCCTGGTGGGCGCGGCGCCGTTCGAGCGGAGGGCGCTGTCGATCGCCGCGGCGCTGGCCGAGGCGGAGCTCCTGGCCGGGCTCGTGGACGGCATGGATCCGCTGCCGGGGCTCGTCGCCGAGTAG
- a CDS encoding proline--tRNA ligase: MIRLSSSFVRTLREDPADAEVASHKLLVRAGYIRRSAAGVYTWLPLGLKVLRKVEQIVREEQDAIGAQEMLFSALQPKEPYDATGRWTEYGPTMFRLKDRREDDYLLAPTHEEMFTLAVKDLYSSYKDLPAMLYQIQTKFRDEARPRAGLLRTREFVMKDAYSFDVDDAGLDVSYDKQRVAYQRTFERLGLPTVICQADAGAMGGSRSEEFLHPTPVGEDTFVVSDGGYAANVEAVTTVAPPALDEAAIAALPAMHVEDTPGASTIAKLTDFSNEAFPGRGPIAESGEWTRYEMLKHLVYLLTHPDGTTEPLVIALPGDREVDAKRLEAAVAPAVAAPFSDADFARTPVLKKGYIGPIGLGLESESQIRYLVDPRVVPGTAWVAGAGEKDKHVYDLVYGRDFTADGTIEAAEVRDGDPAPDGSGPLRMTRGMEMGHIFQLGRKYAEALGLNVLDENGKTAVVTMGSYGVGVTRAVAAIAELNHDEKGLVWPRALAPADVHIMATGKGAEVFEEAERIAAELEARGLEVLYDDRPKVSPGVKFKDAELLGMPTSVVVGRSLAEGKVEIRDRRSGEIREVSPAEVVDAVVAEVREG, translated from the coding sequence ATGATCCGTCTGTCCTCGTCGTTCGTCCGCACGCTGCGGGAGGATCCGGCCGACGCCGAGGTCGCGAGCCACAAGCTGCTGGTGCGCGCCGGGTACATCCGGCGCAGCGCCGCCGGGGTGTACACCTGGCTGCCGCTGGGGCTGAAGGTGCTGCGCAAGGTCGAGCAGATCGTGCGCGAGGAGCAGGACGCGATCGGCGCGCAGGAGATGCTGTTCTCCGCGCTGCAGCCGAAGGAGCCCTACGACGCGACCGGCCGCTGGACCGAGTACGGCCCCACCATGTTCCGCCTCAAGGACCGCCGCGAGGACGACTATCTCCTGGCCCCCACCCATGAGGAGATGTTCACCCTCGCCGTGAAGGACCTGTACTCCTCGTACAAGGACCTGCCCGCGATGCTGTACCAGATCCAGACGAAGTTCCGCGACGAGGCCCGTCCCCGCGCCGGCCTGCTGCGCACCCGCGAGTTCGTCATGAAGGACGCCTACTCCTTCGACGTCGACGACGCGGGCCTGGACGTCTCCTACGACAAGCAGCGCGTCGCCTACCAGCGCACCTTCGAGCGCCTCGGCCTGCCCACCGTGATCTGCCAGGCCGACGCCGGCGCCATGGGCGGCTCCCGCTCCGAGGAGTTCCTCCACCCCACCCCCGTCGGCGAGGACACCTTCGTCGTCTCCGACGGCGGCTACGCCGCGAACGTCGAGGCCGTCACCACCGTCGCCCCGCCCGCGCTGGACGAGGCCGCGATCGCGGCGCTGCCCGCGATGCACGTCGAGGACACCCCCGGCGCCTCCACCATCGCGAAGCTCACCGACTTCTCCAACGAGGCGTTCCCCGGCAGGGGCCCGATCGCCGAGAGCGGCGAGTGGACCCGGTACGAGATGCTCAAGCACCTCGTCTACCTCCTCACCCACCCCGACGGCACCACCGAGCCGCTGGTGATCGCGCTGCCCGGCGACCGCGAGGTCGACGCCAAGCGCCTCGAGGCCGCGGTCGCGCCCGCCGTCGCCGCCCCCTTCTCCGACGCGGACTTCGCCCGCACCCCGGTGCTGAAGAAGGGATACATCGGCCCGATCGGCCTGGGTCTGGAGTCCGAGTCCCAGATCCGCTACCTCGTCGACCCGCGCGTGGTGCCCGGCACCGCCTGGGTCGCCGGCGCCGGCGAGAAGGACAAGCACGTCTACGACCTGGTCTACGGGCGCGACTTCACGGCCGACGGCACCATCGAGGCGGCCGAGGTGCGCGATGGCGACCCGGCGCCCGACGGCTCCGGACCGCTGCGCATGACCCGCGGCATGGAGATGGGGCACATCTTCCAGCTCGGTCGCAAGTACGCCGAGGCCCTGGGCCTGAACGTCCTGGACGAGAACGGCAAGACGGCCGTGGTGACCATGGGCTCCTACGGCGTGGGCGTCACCCGTGCGGTCGCCGCGATCGCCGAGCTGAACCACGACGAGAAGGGCCTGGTCTGGCCGCGCGCCCTGGCGCCGGCGGACGTGCACATCATGGCCACCGGCAAGGGCGCCGAGGTCTTCGAGGAGGCCGAGCGGATCGCCGCCGAGCTCGAGGCCCGCGGCCTCGAGGTCCTCTACGACGACCGTCCCAAGGTGTCCCCGGGCGTGAAGTTCAAGGACGCCGAGCTGCTGGGCATGCCCACCTCCGTGGTGGTGGGGCGCAGCCTCGCCGAGGGCAAGGTCGAGATCCGCGACCGCCGCAGCGGCGAGATCCGCGAGGTGTCCCCGGCCGAGGTCGTCGACGCGGTCGTCGCCGAGGTCCGCGAGGGCTGA
- a CDS encoding AAA family ATPase — MSDDAAAPARLFLLVGPPAVGKLSLARELERRIGAIVVDNHLVSNPVFIPMGLNSGEDVDFSATDDLRRRVWDIVLEAAAAAPRSLSHVMTSWLTDDERAEVHVQRLRSLAHTRGATFVPVWLRAGEETLLARVDAPGRAERGKLTDASLLQQILAVPTLPAPEDAIELDLTHLTPEQAAEQVLAASS, encoded by the coding sequence ATGAGCGACGACGCCGCCGCCCCCGCCCGCCTGTTCCTCCTCGTCGGCCCACCGGCCGTCGGGAAGCTGAGCCTCGCCCGCGAGCTCGAGCGCCGCATCGGCGCGATCGTGGTGGACAACCACCTGGTCAGCAACCCCGTCTTCATCCCCATGGGGCTGAACTCCGGGGAGGACGTGGACTTCTCCGCCACCGACGACCTGCGGCGTCGCGTGTGGGACATCGTGCTCGAGGCCGCGGCCGCCGCGCCTCGCTCCCTCTCCCACGTGATGACCAGCTGGCTGACGGACGACGAGAGGGCCGAGGTGCACGTCCAGCGCCTGCGCTCCCTCGCCCACACCCGCGGGGCGACGTTCGTGCCGGTGTGGCTGCGGGCCGGCGAGGAGACGCTCCTCGCCCGGGTGGATGCGCCGGGCCGGGCCGAGCGCGGCAAGCTCACCGACGCTTCGCTCCTCCAGCAGATCCTCGCCGTACCCACGCTGCCCGCGCCCGAGGACGCGATCGAGCTGGACCTCACCCATCTCACCCCCGAGCAGGCCGCCGAGCAGGTCCTCGCCGCGTCCTCCTGA
- a CDS encoding class I SAM-dependent methyltransferase — MTSTTPASPSADPSAQRWFEDNRANWDDRAALHEVSGYGIPELLEDPARISPEVAQDLDRLGNLTGLDVIHLQCHLGTDTLSLARLGPRRVVGLDLSPASLERARSLAARAGTSIEYVEANVYDAREAVQGEFDLVYSTIGVLCWLPDVAAWARVVASLLRPGGRLLLRDDHPMFMAIGEDVSTGLRIEQPYFQREQPMTWDEEGSYVDAPADAPRMTHTVMHEWNHSIGEILTALLEAGLVLDSFEETPYSAWRPWPELMVREEDGRYRLREDPDRLPLQFVLTAHRPG; from the coding sequence ATGACCAGCACCACGCCCGCTTCCCCGTCGGCTGATCCGAGCGCACAGCGCTGGTTCGAGGACAACCGAGCGAACTGGGACGACCGTGCGGCGCTGCACGAGGTCTCCGGGTACGGGATCCCCGAGCTGCTCGAGGACCCGGCGAGGATCAGCCCGGAGGTCGCGCAGGACCTCGACCGGCTCGGCAACCTCACCGGCCTCGACGTGATCCACCTGCAGTGCCATCTGGGCACGGACACGCTGAGCCTCGCCCGGCTCGGGCCGCGCCGCGTGGTGGGCCTGGACCTCTCCCCCGCGTCCCTGGAGCGCGCCCGGTCCCTCGCCGCGCGGGCCGGGACGTCGATCGAGTACGTCGAGGCGAACGTGTACGACGCGCGCGAGGCGGTCCAGGGCGAGTTCGACCTGGTCTACTCCACGATCGGGGTGCTGTGCTGGCTGCCGGACGTCGCTGCGTGGGCGCGGGTCGTCGCCTCGCTGCTACGGCCGGGCGGGCGTCTGCTGCTGCGCGACGACCACCCGATGTTCATGGCGATCGGCGAGGACGTCTCGACGGGGCTGCGGATCGAGCAGCCCTACTTCCAGCGCGAGCAGCCGATGACCTGGGACGAGGAGGGCAGCTACGTCGACGCCCCGGCGGACGCCCCGCGGATGACCCACACGGTCATGCACGAGTGGAACCACTCGATCGGCGAGATCCTCACCGCCCTGCTCGAGGCGGGGCTGGTGCTGGACTCCTTCGAGGAGACGCCCTACTCGGCGTGGCGCCCCTGGCCCGAGCTCATGGTCCGCGAGGAGGACGGTCGGTACCGGCTGCGGGAGGATCCCGACCGGCTGCCGCTGCAGTTCGTGCTCACCGCGCACCGGCCCGGCTGA
- a CDS encoding GNAT family N-acetyltransferase → MRPGSVQAALDLALTDPVTNALGGARLRELSRSAAVTQEFSLSGEDTSAEGLLWHGVNLAPMSATPKALDEFGAHMASRPRRASSVVGERGAVERMWETLSGSWGSDVREYRWSQPLLLARGEAAMPQLRPVGLRPALPEEADAVFPAAVSMFREEVGVDPLLGDGGRSYRARVGELIRRRRTYMVIERGEVLFKADVGAVFGPVAQIHGVWVRPDRRGHGLGRGGMAELVEQVRRDHAPQVSLYVNDFNAPARRAYAASGFDQVGEFTTILF, encoded by the coding sequence GTGCGGCCCGGCTCCGTCCAGGCCGCCCTCGACCTCGCCCTGACCGACCCCGTCACCAATGCCCTGGGTGGTGCCCGGCTGCGGGAGCTGTCCCGCTCCGCCGCCGTCACCCAGGAGTTCTCCCTGTCCGGGGAGGACACCTCCGCCGAGGGGCTGCTCTGGCACGGCGTGAATCTCGCGCCCATGTCCGCGACCCCGAAGGCGCTGGACGAGTTCGGTGCCCACATGGCCTCCCGGCCCCGGCGCGCCAGCTCCGTGGTGGGGGAGCGGGGTGCGGTCGAGCGGATGTGGGAGACGCTCTCGGGATCCTGGGGGTCCGACGTGCGCGAGTACCGCTGGAGCCAGCCGCTGCTGCTCGCCCGAGGGGAGGCCGCGATGCCGCAGCTGCGCCCCGTGGGCCTGCGCCCGGCACTGCCGGAGGAGGCCGATGCGGTGTTCCCCGCGGCGGTGTCGATGTTCCGTGAGGAGGTCGGGGTCGACCCGCTGCTCGGCGACGGCGGCCGCTCCTACCGCGCCCGCGTGGGCGAGCTGATCCGCCGCCGCCGCACCTACATGGTGATCGAGCGCGGCGAGGTGCTGTTCAAGGCCGACGTCGGCGCGGTCTTCGGCCCCGTCGCCCAGATCCACGGCGTGTGGGTGCGCCCCGACCGGCGCGGCCACGGCCTCGGCCGCGGAGGGATGGCCGAGCTGGTGGAGCAGGTGCGCCGCGACCACGCCCCGCAGGTCTCCCTCTACGTCAACGACTTCAACGCCCCGGCCCGTCGCGCCTACGCCGCCTCCGGCTTCGACCAGGTCGGCGAGTTCACCACGATCCTGTTCTGA